From the Primulina tabacum isolate GXHZ01 chromosome 15, ASM2559414v2, whole genome shotgun sequence genome, one window contains:
- the LOC142526338 gene encoding phenylacetaldehyde reductase: protein MIAAGAKTTVSKEPVCITGANGFIGSWIVKTLLQNGYTTIHLSVFPGSDPSHIFSLPGAASPAVRLVVHEADLLDADAVAKAVEGCAGVFHVASPCTLEDPKDPQAELLDPAVKGTLNVLAAAKRFGVRRVVLTSSISAIVPNPRWPEGKVFDETSWTDLDYCQSRQKWYPVSKTLAEKAAWDFAKENGLDVVAINPATCLGQLLQRGLNASCAVLQQLLQGSKDTQEYHWLGAVHVQDVAKAQLLLFETPAASGRYLCTNGIYQFGDFANQVSKLFPDFPVHRFSGETQPGLVACKDAAKRLIDLGLVFTPIEDAVRDTVTSLKEKGFLGQEQSLS from the exons ATGATCGCCGCCGGAGCAAAAACCACCGTGTCGAAAGAACCAGTATGCATCACCGGAGCAAATGGTTTCATCGGCTCCTGGATCGTGAAAACCCTTCTGCAGAACGGATACACAACCATCCACCTCTCTGTTTTCCCGGGCTCGGACCCTTCTCACATCTTTTCCCTCCCCGGGGCCGCCAGCCCCGCCGTGAGGCTGGTGGTGCACGAGGCCGACCTCCTCGACGCTGACGCAGTGGCCAAGGCGGTGGAGGGATGTGCGGGTGTCTTCCACGTGGCGTCGCCGTGCACGCTTGAGGATCCCAAAGACCCTCAGGCGGAGCTGCTGGACCCCGCCGTGAAGGGTACTCTGAACGTACTCGCCGCCGCGAAGAGGTTCGGAGTGCGGCGCGTGGTGCTGACGTCGTCGATCTCGGCCATAGTTCCGAATCCACGGTGGCCGGAGGGGAAGGTGTTTGATGAGACTTCGTGGACAGATCTTGACTACTGCCAGTCTCGACAG AAATGGTATCCAGTTTCAAAAACTTTAGCTGAAAAAGCTGCCTGGGATTTTGCGAAGGAAAACGGGTTGGATGTTGTGGCGATCAATCCAGCCACATGTCTCGGACAACTTCTGCAACGGGGATTGAACGCAAGCTGTGCTGTTTTACAACAGCTTCTGCAGGGTTCTAAAGATACGCAGGAGTATCACTGGTTAGGGGCAGTGCATGTCCAGGACGTAGCTAAGGCACAGTTGTTGCTTTTCGAAACTCCTGCTGCCTCGGGTCGATATCTTTGCACCAATGGCATCTACCAGTTTGGGGATTTTGCAAATCAAGTCTCGAAACTCTTCCCCGACTTCCCGGTTCACAG ATTTTCAGGCGAAACGCAACCAGGCCTGGTGGCTTGTAAGGATGCAGCCAAGAGACTGATTGATTTGGGATTAGTGTTTACTCCAATTGAAGATGCTGTGAGGGACACAGTTACTAGCCTCAAAGAAAAGGGCTTTCTGGGGCAGGAACAATCACTATCTTAA